The Terriglobus sp. TAA 43 sequence AAACAGCACGCTTCGACGAGCTGAACGGCCTGCCGCTGGCCAGCTTCAAGCGTCGCGCGTGGGCGTTCATGATCGACGCTCTCATCATTGGCATCCTGAAGGCGCCCTTCCGGCATTTCCATTTCCTGCCGGAGGCGCATAGCAGCGTGGAGCTGGTCAACGAGGTCACCGAGAAGATACCGGAACTCATCAAGTCCATTGTTTACTTCGGTGTGGCGTTAAAGCTCGGCAAAGGACAGACACCGGGCAAGTGGCTGATGAAGATCAGGGTCATGTCGCTGACGCATGACAGCATCG is a genomic window containing:
- a CDS encoding RDD family protein → MQPMLKSWRGDRWFHAHETARFDELNGLPLASFKRRAWAFMIDALIIGILKAPFRHFHFLPEAHSSVELVNEVTEKIPELIKSIVYFGVALKLGKGQTPGKWLMKIRVMSLTHDSIGWWQSIERGLGYGASLLEGGFGFFQYFLNANRMCVHDRIAETIVVDLQKLRVRPALHPEIDCEERQIEAEAAV